Proteins from a genomic interval of Oncorhynchus mykiss isolate Arlee chromosome 21, USDA_OmykA_1.1, whole genome shotgun sequence:
- the LOC110500868 gene encoding uncharacterized protein LOC110500868, protein MMNREVFMFYINLVCAFTKPNVIQPTPVMVAELGDTVTLTCYCPDESVTRFIWFKQSFGQEPLHMASSLYVGQESYYSNNFIKDFTETERLGVRRGEYSCNLTISKTVPGDSATYFCSTTDIYEQTFGEGTVLFVKDSESNIMSVLQQPVSESVQPGGSVTLNCTIHTETCAGEHSVYWFRHGSGETRPIIIYTHGNWSDQCEKSPEAGSPTQSCVYNLPKRNLSLSDAGTYYCAVASCGEILFGNGTKLDIDDHRADPLLLVSCLGVVLGVTFTLIIVLVCIMHKMNNTTCVQCRGLVSQTRGPAVTRSDAGDQDGDSLHYVALNLSNKKNRSRR, encoded by the exons ATGATGAATAGAGAAGTATTTATGTTTTACATCAACTTGG TTTGTGCTTTTACCAAACCAAACGTAATCCAACCAACCCCTGTGATGGTTGCTGAGCTGGGAGACACTGTGACTCTCACTTGCTATTGTCCGGATGAGTCGGTGACCAGATTTATTTGGTTCAAGCAGAGTTTTGGACAGGAACCCCTCCACATGGCATCATCTCTTTATGTTGGCCAAGAGAGTTATTATTCCAACAACTTTATCAAGGACTTTACTGAGACCGAACGTTtgggtgtgaggagaggagaatacaGCTGTAACTTGACCATATCCAAGACAGTGCCAGGGGACTCAGCTACATACTTTTGTTCCACTACAGACATCTATGAGCAAACATTTGGAGAGGGAACTGTTTTATTTGTCAAAG ATTCAGAGTCCAACATCATGTCTGTGCTCCAGCAGCCTGTGTCTGAGTCAGTCCAGCCAGGAGGCTCTGTGACTCTGAACTGTACAATTCACACTGAGACCTGTGCAGGAGAACACAGTGTCTATTGGTTCAGACATGGCTCAGGAGAAACCCGTCCAATAATCATTTACACCCATGGAAACTGGAGTGATCAGTGTGAGAAGAGCCCTGAGGCTGGGTCTCCTACACAGAGCTGTGTCTACAACCTCCCCAAGAGGAACCTCAGCCTCTCTGATGCTGGGACTtactactgtgctgtggcctcatGTGGGGAGATACTCTTTGGGAACGGGACCAAGTTGGACATTGACG ACCATAGAGCAGATCCTCTTCTCTTGGTGTCCTGCCTGGGTGTAGTATTGGGTGTCACGTTCACCTTGATCATTGTCCTGGTTTGCATCATGCACAAGATGAACAACACAACATGTGTGCAGTGCAGAG GACTCGTCTCTCAGACCAGAGGTCCTGCAGTTACCAGGTCAGATGCAGGG GACCAAGATGGAGACAGTCTCCATTACGTAGCTCTGAATCTGAGCAACAAAAAGAACAGGTCTAGAAGATAG
- the LOC110518041 gene encoding uncharacterized protein LOC110518041, with amino-acid sequence MMNREVFIFYINLVCAFTKPNVIQPTPVMVTEPGGTVTLTCFCPDVSVNRFHWFKQSFGQKPLHMTSSFYGGHYYSINFIKDFTETKRLGVRRGDYSCNLTISKTEPGDSATYFCSTTVIYELTYGEGTVLIVKDSESNIMSVLQQPVSESVQPGGSVALNCTIHTETCAGGHSVYWFRHGSGESHPGIIYTHGDRSDQCEKSPEAGSPTQRCVYNLPKRNLSLSDAGTYYCAVASCGKMLFGNGTMLDFQDGCKEDHLLFMYCLGVVLGLCVLLIIVLTCVLYKMSKCIGTHRHASTPAVPSHDNQDQEPVTLHYAALNVVHKKPKSGRQRSAMETDTVYSDVRRQNKKQTMSTCPL; translated from the exons ATGATGAATAGAGAAGTATTTATATTTTACATCAACTTGG TTTGTGCTTTTACCAAACCAAACGTAATCCAACCGACCCCTGTGATGGTTACTGAGCCGGGAGGCACTGTGACTCTCACTTGCTTTTGTCCTGATGTGTCGGTGAACAGGTTTCATTGGTTCAAGCAGAGTTTTGGACAGAAACCCCTCCACATGACGTCCTCTTTTTATGGTGGCCATTATTATTCCATCAACTTTATCAAGGACTTTACTGAGACCAAACGTTtgggtgtgaggagaggagactacAGCTGTAACTTGACCATATCCAAGACAGAGCCAGGGGACTCAGCTACGTACTTTTGTTCCACTACAGTCATCTATGAGCTCACATATGGAGAGGGAACTGTTTTAATTGTCAAAG ACTCAGAGTCCAACATCATGTCTGTGCTCCAGCAGCCTGTGTCTGAGTCAGTCCAGCCAGGAGGCTCTGTGGCTCTGAACTGTACAATACACACTGAGACCTGTGCAGGAGGACACAGTGTCTATTGGTTCAGACATGGCTCAGGAGAATCACATCCAGGAATCATTTACACCCATGGAGACAGGAGTGATCAGTGTGAGAAGAGCCCTGAGGCTGGGTCTCCTACACAGAGATGTGTCTACAACCTCCCCAAGAGGAACCTCAGCCTCTCTGATGCTGGGACTtactactgtgctgtggcctcatGTGGGAAGATGCTGTTTGGCAACGGGACCATGCTGGACTTTCAAG ATGGTTGTAAGGAGGACCATCTTCTGTTCATGTATTGCCTTGGCGTAGTGTTGGGTCTGTGTGTCCTCCTCATCATTGTCCTTACTTGTGTTTTGTACAAGATGAGCAAGTGCATAG GAACCCACCGTCATGCAAGTACTCCTGCAGTCCCCAGTCATGATAACCAG GATCAAGAGCCTGTTACACTCCATTACGCCGCTCTGAACGTCGTCCACAAGAAACCAAAGTCCGGGAGACAGAGGAGCGCCATGGAGACAGACACTGTGTACTCTGATGTGAGAcgccaaaacaaaaaacaaacaatgtCAACTTGTCCTCTTTAA